GGAATTCGTACAATTTATGCCACAAAATTATACCTGTTAACATAGGTACCTACCTCCGTAAGAAAAGAGATAGGCTGCTGGACTGGCAGTacatagagaaagagagagagagagagagactggcAATAAACGAGCTCTTATTTACATCACAAAGAAAGTAGGATGTAAATAAGAGCTCGTTTAAAAGAttatttgtttaaattattttttactaaACAACAATAAGTCTGGATAGCTTGAActtatttcaataaattattttttaaatataattaaatttataataaaattaataaaagattaTCTAAATTAAACAGTACTTTGATACTTGATCTCAGTGACCAATGCAATTCTCCAGTTCAAATGATAGAATGGACAACCTGAGTAATTGCCGAAGGCCAGCACCAACAAGATGCATCAACCAATGAGCAATGGCGACATTGAGGGTTATGATAACAGTTTGAGGCATTATAACATTTAGGGTATGCCTCACTTTAACCAAGCACATTTAGTCACAGAAATTCTTTAGCCATGTACTATATAATCATAATAATGGTTACGCAAATGTATTTCAAGAAGAAACATACTCTTCAAATGCTAAAACATAATGCCGTTTTCCCATCCATTCTCTCCTTGATTCATAGAATCCACTGTTACTTGATCCAGCATCATCTTTGTGCTTTTCCTCAAGCAATGAGGAAGCAGCCTACATAAAACAAAAGTAAACACACATGATCTTTTAGAAACCAGTATATTTTATCTGCttggttttaagaaaaatgtaaaATAGAATACCTCCCATGTCATTCCTCGATCCAATGTGAAAGTAAACAACACAGTAGATGCCCCAGACATATTGTCAACATGAACAGTCTGAAAAAATTagtatgtttttgtttttatagaGAAAAAAATTTAGTATGTTAAGAACTGGTTATAATGTTAAACCCACAAATTCAGTAAAGACTATTCTAATTTCTAACCTTTGGTGCTCCCTGCAACTCGATTGTGTTAGCCTTCACATCAACAATACCAGAATCCAAATGCCCTTCAACACGTGCCCTCTGAATAAGAAGATCAAGGATGCCAACAAAAAACTCGAACAGCCTGAAATACCATTAGCATAATAGCATCAACTATTATTGATGATCATCAAACAGCCTGACATGTTAGAACTGGTCAAATACACTGCCATACCTATTTTGGATCACTGGAGGGAGCCCTAAAAGTCGGTTCAGGAAACGCCCAACATCCTGCATGTCTGAATCAACTATACGGCCAGACTCTCTAACTATCCCAACAGATACAAGAGCAGCTTTTCCCTTCACCATGAAGTCTTCTATTGTTTCAGGCTTTTCAGATGAACATCCTGGTGGAACGATGGCCAAAGGTTCCTGATGATTCAAAACAATATAACAATTAGAACTTCACAAAAGATAAATTTTTGTTTCGGTAGTTTCATtgcaacattaaaaaaaaacacccAGGTTGGCACCTGGTCATTGAGTCCCTTATACAACAACATTAAGGCCTTCTTTCCAAATGCACTATCATAATTATAAGCACTGAGAGATGGTCCCGCTCTGCAATATAAGGTGATGTAAGCCAACTAGTGCGGGACAGGTCATAAGAAACTCAAGTGTATCTTATTGACTACAACATTGGTATTACCTACGGTCTCCCTGTGTCAAAGCTCCAAGAGATTCAAGTCTCTTTGCAACAATGGAAGCAAAACGTCTTTCGCCACCAAGATTTGTAAAAAGCAGCCTATAAGAATAATAAATAATGTACTTACATCTATCAGATTGAGATCCACATTGTGTTAAAACTTTGTGGACTGTAAGACAGTAAGCAATTCATAGTATGCTACTATGCcaaataattttatcaataCACCAAACTCCAAGCTCATTTGTGACACAAGTGAAGTACAATTTTGACACTAGATTTGCTAATTTCAGTTTATGTTAGGTCTTCCATATAAAAATTTCATGCAGAATTCCACATCTTCTACCTAATTGTCAATGATGCCTAGTCTTAATATCACAACACAATTGTTCTATTTTAGTGTTTTCAACATTGAGGGTCTCACAATCTTCACTTACAAACTCCAAGTAAAAAGGCACTTTCATAACTGACAATGTAAACATAGTTCTCAAATAAACACTACAAACTTTCTTTTTATCCTTTTTCGTTGATAAGTACTAATATGCAATGGTTATGGGGCTGGGGAGATTATATTAGATCATAAGCACAACCATTGTGTACAGCAATCATGAGAATTCGCTTCAATCAGCATATTAAACAAAATCCAATCACTTTAGCACAAAATTTGTTGCCTTCGAGTACAAAAGGAAGATGGAGAAATGGCACTTCTTTTTGGAGTCAAAATTGTAAATACACACTCAGTTTGTTGAAGTAAAAGGTTACCCACTTCTTTCAAAATATGTAAAAGCTACCCAAATTAACGAATGTGCCCTTATTCATCACGGGTTGTGTAGACTAAATTCTTCTTTTGTGCGAAGACAATTCATAGGACGTCGTGCAGTAGAGAAAACTCCTCTACTGCACGTCTGCACGAAGAAATCGCTTCGTGTTTCTACACAATCATGCAATGATTATATTTCATGCAGGCAATTCAGATTTGGATGTGCAAACATAAACAAAAAGCAAAAAACAGAATTCTCAGACTTCTTTTAACAATATTACTATGAAAAGCATCAATATAACCCACAAGGACACAAAAAAGGTTGATATAACATTATTTTGGTATGTAGTTTGCATTAAAATTTGGCATGAAATGAAGCTAGAAAGAATCTTGCAATAAAATGAAGTTTTGAGGAAGAACATATTAGGATTCAAAGCAGGTAGATTTTATATGTTTTCAAACATGTGGATATTTCAAAGTACATAGAACTCATTATTGCCAGTTTTTCTATTCAAGTGTGAGAGTCAGTTTGCACATATTGCTGCAACAATTATCATAAAGGATTTTTATCAAACCAGAAATTCTGATTCATAACCACCTGTACTCCGGTGCAGAAGCTTGATTTGATCTGTGAGTTCTTCCAAATTGTTGAATTGCTCTATCAGCACTCCAAGGGAGTTCAAGAGTTAAATGAACTCTTCTTCTCTGTATCCAGAACAAAATGATTCAACTTAAATGAACAAGAAAATGACATCAAACCAAAAAAGCATGATCCAAAGGCACAGCCACAAAAACCACTAGAAAGAAAACATTCCAACTACAATACCTGATTAACGGCTCTTCTATCTGCTTGTAATGAAACACCAGCAGATCCAGCCTCAGATATAATAGCTACTAGTTTTTTACCACCCATGAAGAGCTGTTTTTCATGCATATTGACCATTTCCATGGTCACATCTTTCCTAAAGTATACATCATACGAGTTAGAAACCACAAACACAACTCAAAATAATGACATAGGGACGTGTCCTAACTCACGTGTTCCGTGCCTGATAAGTAACACCTTTTCCACCTGAAGCCCTGACTAACATGCCTCTTCGTCCTGTGATTTCTGCTACTTTATCAGGGCCTCCAAGCTGCACCAATATCACACAGCCAATAGAATAAGGTGCCTGGATAAGAAATTCTGTTTGTACTGTATGAATACTGAAATTACCTGATCAACAATATCATCTAATGGATTGTTAGGAAGATCCAACGAGCGTATAATTTCTAGAATTTGCATCTTACGTTCAAGGGCTCCTTCATATCTAATTAGATGTTTTCATTAAcaaaaatgtcaaaaaaaaaaacacacataagGACAAATAAGAGATAATCCAAATACTTTAAAGGAAAGCATGAATTATTTTCAACAAGGGTACCTTTTCAGCAGTTCTTCATAGTAGGCTTGTCTAGCTCGGAGGAACTCCTCTGTTTTCTCCTTGCACGAGTAACAACACCAATCCCCAGATGTTACTTCAACAACAGGTGGAACCAGACAAGCAGGGTGAACAAGCTGGCTGCAACATGAACATTGAAGCAATTTCTTCCTTTCCTATATTCATGGAAATATATACAATGAGAAACAAAAGAATAATGAGAAAACAGCTATCTAAATCATCCGTGCCATATCTATCACAAAGGACAAGGGATAGGACATATACCCCTTCAGAATTGCAAATGTTGCAGATCTGGAACTCATCATCAGATTCAGTTTCAGGTTCAGTGTCAGCTGCATTTTACAGAAAGATCATTCTGTGATGAAAGAAAATCATAATAATTCAAAAGCAAGTagcaaattaaagatcacatgGTTCACATTTTACAGGTCTGATACAGGTAGAGAGCTTCATATTCTCAGATACagggagttcaggggtttataGGACAACCTAATCAAAAGCAAAATAGCTCGTCTTTATTCTTCTACTCTAAAATTTCTCAGATTTAAGCAGTGACACgtgaaataaataatgaaacTGAAGACTATTTAAGCACAAGGACTTACTGCCTCAATAAGATTCCCAGAGAAACAATCTGAAGTCTAACTACTCAAAAAGGGAGATGTATAAATTAGTTAATGGAAAAAACTAAGTTGATGGGCAATGTACGCATACAGCCATTAATTTCTGCAGTGACAAAATGTCGAAATTGTGAAAAGCTGGATTCAGGGTATCAAAATAGATTGTTGATTTTGCTGAAAGAAGTTATCAGATAAATTACTTTCAGATTGCCACTCGCTTTCTTCTTCACTTTCAGCCTCCCGTTTAGCAACTTTCCTTACCCTCCCTGCAAATGAAACACCAGGTGTAGCTGAATGCCTCTTTCTTTGAAGCTCTTTTACACTTTCTTCTGCAAATATCGCAAAATGAAGTTACTACAAGTCTACAACAGGCCAGACAAAAGAGAAGTTATAAAAAGAATTATCATATTACAAGAAGATACCTGCAAGTGGTTCAGGCTTATCTGGAAGCGGATAATTTTCCTCAACAAATTTCAATAACAACTCACGAGGCCCAGATATAAAATCGTCAAGCTCCAGACCCTATACAATGCAGTGAAAAGTTTCAAGAAGTTATTTAGAGAATATATCAATGAAATCCATCAGAAATATCTATCATAAAGATGAAAATCAACATTGGATGTTTAAGTTCAAGTTATAATTTGACTTGCACAAAAACACAAAGTGGAGAACAATCTTACATATTTAGTAATAGCTTCCTCAGTCCTTGCCTCCCCAGTACTCTGGAGGCCTATAACCACACACTTATTTTCCAGCAATGCTTGTTTAGAAAGTCTAACCACTGCAGGAACTTTAGCTGACATACATACATGCCTAAAGAAGCGCTGCATAGAACAccaaaaaaagaacaaaaaacacacacacacataaccATAATGAAAAGTGAGGTATATGAAAAGGTTAGATGTTCGaagctaattttttttactatagtACCTGATGACTTGCCCAGTACAATCTCCACACTTGACTCGAATTAGGCCTCTCATTTGCAAGAAATGTGCTAGCCGTTATCAACTCCATTCTTAACTGAGCCCAGAACGCTGCTGCTTTTTCATACATTTCCTGAAACCAGCAAAAAAAACTAGTAAAGATAGCCACATAGGATACAAGATGAGAAATATCCAACTACAAAAGGAAGGAACAGGGAGTACACATACTGACATACtcattaaattcaaataataaactAATAATATCAGTAATATATCGATTACAGAAATAGTACAGCACTatctaaagaaaaaataaagcaATCTTATCTTATTTCAACTTTCTTACCCTATGTTTAGTACTGAAATAGTACAACATTATCTAAGGCTAGGATACTTCAATTTAGTACTACAGAATATTAGTCCCTTTATGTTGAGCAATGGGTTATTTCCCACAGTGATTATGCTTTCTATATGTCAAGGGAGGGATGTGAAATCATAAAGCAACTTACTCGACTTTTCTGACAGAGGATCACTTATTATCAGCTTACTTATTCTTGTCGTCAAACTCACATTTTATTGGGTTATTTCATCAAGGAAATGTCATCCTAAACaatattggttgtgaacacGTACAGATCTAATAATAGATGGGAaattgaaaaatgcatgtataatgttgtatgtatgtatgtatatatatatatatatacgactATACGTTGAGTACAGTTATACTACAATCCCTCACCCCCCAACCCCCACcctagaatataaaataagtacTATTATAGCATGGTGAATTCATTGTGAAAAATGACGAATTCATATTAATTGTATTGTTGTCCATGGTGAGGCTCAAACCCACGACCACAAGGTTGTGAGGGTATTTTGATTAGATATATATAGAGGTTGGTTCTCGTGAGAACTACATTGCAAGAAAACATGAGAGCAATGGACTGAACGTATAAAGTCACTGCATTCACTGTGAAATTAACTGCACTAAAAAAATGGATTTCTACCCCTCCTGCGATTCGAACACAAGTGATGCATTCACCATAGATCTTCGTGATCAGATGACTAAAAATagttctcatatatatatatatatatatatatatatatatatatatatagggagtggttaaagaaagaaccactaaataaaagaacggagaaccattttcagccattcgatcatcaagatctacggtggatgcataatcttgttggatgaatgcaaatcctgggttcgaatcctgaaatgagcaatttttttatttttttgagtgcattaattttaacagcgaatgcattaatttttacagtagatgcattagatttgatggttctcacattttcacaaataatgtagttctctctagaaccacaccctatatagatatatatatatatatataaatggatGGGTTCTTGTACAAACATCCTTTATAGTATAACCAATGAACTAATGAATTCGttgtgaaatatgataattcattgtgaaaaatgatgaattcataTTAAGTGAATTTTAGCCTCCCATGGGGTTTCGAACCCAATACCACGAACTTCTTCTAAACATTGATGAATTCACCGTAAATTTTCAATCTAAGGGCTACAAaaggttcttattttataggttaagatttgtttttatttaatccCATTCCTATACATATAAATCAAAAATGTTAATATTGAATAGGAAACAGCTAAGAAGCATGAATACAATACAATACAATACAATACAATACGGGGACAAAAATAGGTCCATTTCCAAATAAATCACAATACGAATACATCgaaaatatgtttatattttctaaataattttataaataataaaattaatcatataaGCACATTCATAACAAATAGAGTAAATAAGTAGTTAGAATTAGCCCAAAATAATGAAGCCCACAAGCCCACTATCAAATCCTAGCCTAATTAACTAGTTAAATTTAGCCCAAAATAATGAAGCCCACAAGCCCACTAACAAACCCTAGCTTAATTTACAAACCCACACAGCCACTCCCTTATCCCACACATATTAGGGTTTCCAGTACACCTCGATGAAGTGAAGAAGCACAAAAGAAGGAATTAGGGCAGATGGCAACACGAAGCGAGTAGGGTAGACGGCGTGAGGAAGCGAGTGGCAGCGTTAAAGGCGACAGTCCAGCCGGCAGCGATTTAGATCTCGAGTAGGGTTTAGGGAAGTAAGAATTGAAATAGAATGAAAAGAAGATGTTGCACCGCGTAAGTTTTCTCCATTTCAGGTTTGGTCAAAACGTATTTCACGTCGGAAAAACGTTTTACACTACGTATTCTCAAAccctaaaattaaaaataaaataaaataaaaataatacgtATTTATATTCGCGTACTCGTATTTTTTGCGTATTAAAACGCAGATGATGGGCAGAATAACATATTTGTGCTTCATAGGGAAACAGTATAGATCTTACAAAAacaaatcaacatcattttAGATCCTTATTTCTGGCAGTAAAACAAAGTGATATTGAACAAACCGTCATTTTGGCCTCCAGTGGAACTTCAACAACTTCAAATTCCACGCCTTTGTAGCTCAGCGTGCGACAAACATACATCCCCCTAAAATTGAAGAcgttttcaatttaaaatctaGGAGTTTGCAAGATATCCAGAAAAATGTTCTAACCTTGCTTTCATATCCATGGCAACAAGTTCCAAAGCTCC
The genomic region above belongs to Salvia miltiorrhiza cultivar Shanhuang (shh) chromosome 5, IMPLAD_Smil_shh, whole genome shotgun sequence and contains:
- the LOC130985982 gene encoding protein FORGETTER 1, yielding MGQPSLPPPPIAPPPPPPLPPPAQLGAGPAAGCQVRCAGCKMVLTVMPGLTEFVCPTCQLPQMLPPELMRSNQAQAQAQQQRTAPAHGIDPTKIQLPCANCKAILNVPHGLSRFNCPQCQISLAVDLSKISQVLPPPVRPPLPLPPAEEVNEVAIEVEREEDEGGLAGETFTDYRPPKLSIGPPHPDPVVETSSLSAVQPPEPTYDLRIKDKLESSKALSCLQIETLVYACQRHLQHLPGGDRAGFFLGDGAGVGKGRTIAGLIWENWHHGRRKALWISVGSDLKFDARRDLDDVGATCIQVHALNKLSYSKLDSKAVGVKEGVIFSTYSSLIASSERGRSRLHQLVQWFGDLDGLIVFDECHKAKNLVPEAGGQPTKTGEAVLDIQARLPEARVIYCSATGASEPRNLGYMVRLGLWGSGTSFLNFRDFLVAMEKGGVGALELVAMDMKARGMYVCRTLSYKGVEFEVVEVPLEAKMTEMYEKAAAFWAQLRMELITASTFLANERPNSSQVWRLYWASHQRFFRHVCMSAKVPAVVRLSKQALLENKCVVIGLQSTGEARTEEAITKYGLELDDFISGPRELLLKFVEENYPLPDKPEPLAEESVKELQRKRHSATPGVSFAGRVRKVAKREAESEEESEWQSETDTEPETESDDEFQICNICNSEGERKKLLQCSCCSQLVHPACLVPPVVEVTSGDWCCYSCKEKTEEFLRARQAYYEELLKRYEGALERKMQILEIIRSLDLPNNPLDDIVDQLGGPDKVAEITGRRGMLVRASGGKGVTYQARNTKDVTMEMVNMHEKQLFMGGKKLVAIISEAGSAGVSLQADRRAVNQRRRVHLTLELPWSADRAIQQFGRTHRSNQASAPEYRLLFTNLGGERRFASIVAKRLESLGALTQGDRRAGPSLSAYNYDSAFGKKALMLLYKGLNDQEPLAIVPPGCSSEKPETIEDFMVKGKAALVSVGIVRESGRIVDSDMQDVGRFLNRLLGLPPVIQNRLFEFFVGILDLLIQRARVEGHLDSGIVDVKANTIELQGAPKTVHVDNMSGASTVLFTFTLDRGMTWEAASSLLEEKHKDDAGSSNSGFYESRREWMGKRHYVLAFEDSDSGAYKIFRPNLGESIREMTLAELKEKYRKLSALEKARSGWKGEYEVSSKQCMHGPNCKLGSFCTTGRRLQEVNVLGGLILPVWGTVEKALSKQARQSHKRIRVVRIETTSDNQRIVGLLIPNAAVPTVLQELAWVHEIDEE